Part of the Nostoc sp. ATCC 53789 genome, CGCAAAGGTAAGCGCAGGAAATTCGTTACAAATTAATGAAATGTTGTACTAAGTTAAATTAATGCGTTCCTCTGCAATGCCAATGCGTCCCTTTGCAATGCTAATGCGTCCCTCTGCATTTAAGAAACGCTTCAATTTTAATGAAGCATTCTAGGAGCGGGGTCACGAGTGGCATCCAGTCCTGATAATACACAAGGTAGAGAGATTGTTTTGCCTGTTTGTGCGGCTTCGTAAATCAAGGTTATTAGTTTTTGCTCTTGTGGTTTTTTAACGATGAAATTTGGGATTTATGGGGTGCTGGTTGGAGTTGGAGTGCTAGTTGGGCTGCTATTTGAAGTTCCACCAGGATTAACAATAGACCGAACCTCTTCCAAGTGTTTTTGGAGGGTTGGTAGCGCTTGAGCCGCAAATGCTTTCACATCTGGATCTTGTCCCTGTTGAGCTTCAGTTTGAAATGCCGTGACATCCTTTTCATGAGCTTGAAGCATCTGATTCAGATATTGGCGATCGAAGTTAGTACCAGAAAGTTTGGATAAACGTTGCTTGATTTGCTGATTATTGCTGCCGATACTAGTTGGCAGTGTGACACCTTTTTGAGCTGCCAACTGTTTGAGTTGTGCGTTGACCTGGGTATGATCTTGAAGCATACGCTGTCCATATTGTTTGACTATATT contains:
- a CDS encoding DUF4142 domain-containing protein is translated as MSNFKIFSTGLAAIALSVATGCTPTTPRDQNTSEVPSAQSVQATESPSPTASPTASPTVSPTASGQNNLSSSDRQFITEAAQDGLAEVQLGQLASQRGTSNIVKQYGQRMLQDHTQVNAQLKQLAAQKGVTLPTSIGSNNQQIKQRLSKLSGTNFDRQYLNQMLQAHEKDVTAFQTEAQQGQDPDVKAFAAQALPTLQKHLEEVRSIVNPGGTSNSSPTSTPTPTSTP